One segment of Haloplanus natans DSM 17983 DNA contains the following:
- a CDS encoding gamma-glutamylcyclotransferase family protein, producing the protein MDIFVYGTLTEPERVASVVDAFVFVGAAVLEGCHPVAGRYPTLAPGGETAGRLLRTDDVGALDAYEGVDEGLYVRLSAPRTDGGVAAVYVGDPDALNVEDAVDWPGTGPFTERVRRYFEAESVVVRPEHS; encoded by the coding sequence ATGGATATTTTCGTCTACGGCACCCTCACCGAACCCGAGCGAGTGGCGTCGGTTGTCGACGCCTTCGTCTTCGTCGGTGCTGCGGTACTGGAGGGTTGTCACCCCGTCGCCGGTCGGTATCCGACGCTCGCTCCCGGCGGCGAGACGGCCGGACGACTCCTGCGGACCGACGACGTGGGCGCCCTCGACGCCTACGAGGGCGTCGACGAGGGGCTCTACGTCCGCCTCTCGGCGCCCCGGACCGACGGCGGGGTTGCCGCCGTCTACGTCGGTGACCCCGACGCCCTCAACGTCGAGGACGCGGTCGACTGGCCCGGGACGGGCCCGTTCACCGAGCGCGTCCGGCGGTATTTCGAGGCCGAATCGGTGGTCGTCCGGCCGGAACACTCTTGA
- the ilvA gene encoding threonine ammonia-lyase, whose product MISYEDVLDAQERVAGVARHTPLEYSFAFSDMTGADVHLKLENFQRTGAFKIRGAINRIETLSDEAKEAGVVTASAGNHAQGVALAATRAGVDSKIVMPEHAPVSKVKATERYGGEAILHGADYSDAQAEAHRIEREEGRTYVHAFDDEMVMAGQGTIGLEIVEDCPDVETVIVPIGGGGLISGIATAVKAHDPDIRVIGVQAEGASSAAESLRKGEIYERESVDTIADGIATRRIGDRTFEVIKERVDEVVTVDDESVAIALTYLLEREKALAEGAGAISLAALLSGAIEYEEGEIIVPALCGGNIDLNMLTTVVMRGLVATGRYLRFRTILKDQPGALVDLGTIIADLRANITAFHHDRTSRDVAMNDARVELEVETRGPEHVDELLSTLRAEGYEVEIVNGYQMSV is encoded by the coding sequence ATGATCTCGTACGAGGACGTGCTCGACGCCCAGGAGCGGGTCGCGGGCGTCGCGCGTCACACACCGCTGGAATACTCGTTCGCCTTCTCGGATATGACCGGCGCCGACGTGCATCTCAAACTGGAGAACTTTCAGCGCACGGGCGCGTTCAAGATCCGGGGCGCGATCAACCGCATCGAAACGCTCTCGGACGAGGCGAAAGAGGCGGGCGTCGTCACCGCGAGCGCCGGCAACCACGCCCAGGGCGTCGCGCTCGCGGCGACGCGAGCGGGCGTCGACTCCAAGATCGTCATGCCCGAGCACGCGCCGGTGTCGAAGGTGAAAGCGACCGAGCGCTACGGCGGCGAGGCGATCCTCCACGGAGCGGACTACAGCGATGCACAGGCGGAGGCGCACCGAATCGAACGCGAGGAGGGCCGGACGTACGTCCACGCGTTCGACGACGAGATGGTGATGGCCGGGCAGGGAACCATCGGCCTCGAAATCGTCGAGGACTGCCCCGACGTGGAGACGGTGATCGTCCCCATCGGCGGCGGCGGCCTGATCTCCGGTATCGCGACGGCGGTGAAGGCCCACGACCCCGACATCCGCGTGATCGGCGTCCAGGCCGAAGGGGCCTCTAGCGCCGCCGAGTCGCTCCGGAAAGGGGAGATCTACGAGCGCGAGAGCGTCGACACCATCGCGGACGGCATCGCCACCCGCCGGATCGGCGACCGCACGTTCGAGGTGATCAAAGAGCGCGTCGACGAGGTGGTAACCGTCGACGACGAATCCGTCGCCATCGCGTTGACCTACCTGCTCGAACGCGAGAAGGCGCTGGCGGAGGGGGCGGGTGCCATCTCGCTTGCCGCCCTCCTCTCCGGCGCCATCGAGTACGAGGAAGGCGAGATCATCGTCCCGGCGCTCTGTGGCGGGAACATCGACCTCAACATGCTGACGACGGTGGTGATGCGAGGGCTGGTGGCGACGGGGCGGTATCTCCGGTTCCGCACCATCCTGAAAGACCAGCCGGGCGCGCTCGTCGACCTGGGGACGATCATCGCGGACCTCCGCGCGAACATCACGGCGTTTCACCACGACCGCACCTCGCGGGACGTGGCGATGAACGATGCACGAGTCGAACTCGAAGTCGAGACCCGCGGACCGGAACACGTCGACGAACTGCTCTCGACGCTGCGCGCCGAGGGCTACGAAGTGGAAATCGTCAACGGCTACCAGATGTCGGTGTGA
- a CDS encoding Rid family detoxifying hydrolase — protein sequence MKRTISTDDAPAAVGAYSQATTNGSLLFTAGQLPLTTEGELLDDESVATQTEQSLDNVMAILAEEDADASDLLKVTIFLDDIEDFDEMNETYGTYFDAEPPARSAVEVGNVPKGAALEIEAIADVE from the coding sequence GTGAAACGAACCATCAGCACGGACGACGCCCCGGCGGCCGTGGGCGCGTACAGCCAGGCGACGACGAACGGCTCCCTCCTCTTTACCGCGGGTCAGCTTCCGCTGACGACCGAGGGGGAACTCCTCGACGACGAGTCGGTGGCCACCCAGACGGAGCAGTCTCTCGACAACGTGATGGCGATTCTCGCCGAAGAGGATGCCGACGCGAGCGACCTGCTGAAAGTGACCATCTTCCTCGACGACATCGAGGATTTCGACGAGATGAACGAGACGTACGGGACGTACTTCGACGCGGAGCCGCCGGCCCGGAGCGCGGTCGAAGTCGGGAACGTGCCGAAGGGCGCGGCCCTCGAAATCGAGGCCATCGCCGACGTAGAGTGA
- a CDS encoding DUF7383 domain-containing protein produces MPLRANYATMYVGAQLAPETRKLDLDWADDVGDETAALEFEVPTAEATDGYVGIQAFDVGEYGHEILINGDPMSGFDIPPNEGWQYWVDTFGDAVSLSEGHNSVRIVRDEETTDAFAVGTVTVHWKEPVGD; encoded by the coding sequence GTGCCACTCCGTGCGAACTACGCGACGATGTACGTCGGCGCGCAACTCGCGCCGGAGACACGGAAACTCGACCTCGACTGGGCCGACGACGTCGGTGACGAGACGGCCGCCCTCGAGTTCGAGGTGCCGACGGCCGAGGCGACTGACGGCTACGTCGGCATTCAGGCGTTCGACGTGGGTGAGTACGGCCACGAGATTCTGATCAACGGCGACCCGATGAGCGGCTTCGACATCCCGCCCAACGAGGGGTGGCAGTACTGGGTCGACACCTTCGGCGACGCCGTCTCCCTTTCCGAGGGGCACAACAGCGTCCGGATCGTTCGCGACGAGGAGACGACCGACGCCTTCGCCGTCGGCACCGTCACGGTCCACTGGAAGGAACCCGTCGGCGACTGA
- the thsB gene encoding thermosome subunit beta — protein MIIMGEDAQRVKDKDAQEYNISAARAVAESVRSTLGPKGMDKMLVDSMGTVTITNDGVTILQEMDIDNPTAEMIVEVAETQEDEAGDGTTTAVAIAGELLKEAEDLLDQDIHPTAIIKGFNMASEKAREEVDDIATRVDPSDEALLRNVAETSMTGKSSELDKELLAELVVEAVQAVTVEADDGSHVVDLGFVEIETQTGRSASESELLNGAVIDKDPVNDDMPVEFDAADVLLLNDPIEVEETDADTSVSIDSPDQLQQFLDSEERQLREKVDQIVATGADVVFCQKGIDDLAQYLLAKEGILAVRRTKKSDMGFLQEILGAEIVSDLDSATDAHLGHGSISRDADAGLFYVEGDDAHGVTLLLRGSTEHVVDELERGIQDALDVVSSTVSDGRVLAGGGAIEVEVAGRLRDYSDDISGREQLAVNAFADALEVVPRVLAGNAGLDSIDTLVSLRAAHEDGDVHAGLDVFSGDVVDTYEAGVVEPAHSKEQALSSATEAANLVLKIDDIIAAGDLSTSGDDDEGGPGGAGGMGGMGGMGGAM, from the coding sequence ATGATCATCATGGGCGAGGACGCCCAGCGCGTCAAGGACAAGGACGCACAAGAGTACAACATCTCGGCGGCCCGCGCCGTTGCGGAGTCGGTACGCTCGACGCTCGGCCCGAAGGGGATGGACAAGATGCTCGTCGACTCGATGGGCACCGTCACCATCACCAACGACGGCGTGACCATCCTTCAGGAGATGGACATCGACAACCCGACGGCCGAGATGATCGTCGAGGTTGCCGAGACACAGGAGGACGAGGCCGGCGACGGCACGACCACCGCCGTCGCCATCGCGGGTGAGCTCCTGAAAGAGGCCGAGGACCTCCTCGATCAGGACATCCACCCGACGGCCATCATCAAGGGCTTCAACATGGCCTCGGAGAAGGCCCGCGAGGAAGTCGACGACATCGCCACCCGCGTCGACCCCTCCGACGAGGCCCTCCTCCGGAACGTCGCCGAGACGTCGATGACGGGCAAGAGCTCCGAACTCGACAAGGAACTCCTCGCCGAACTCGTCGTCGAGGCGGTTCAGGCGGTCACCGTCGAGGCCGACGACGGCTCCCACGTCGTCGACCTCGGCTTCGTCGAGATCGAAACCCAGACCGGCCGGTCAGCCTCGGAGTCCGAACTCCTCAACGGCGCGGTCATCGATAAGGACCCCGTCAACGACGATATGCCCGTCGAGTTCGACGCGGCGGATGTACTCCTGCTGAACGATCCGATCGAGGTCGAGGAGACGGACGCCGATACGTCGGTCAGTATCGACAGCCCCGACCAGCTCCAGCAGTTCCTCGACAGCGAGGAACGACAGCTTCGCGAGAAAGTCGATCAGATCGTCGCGACGGGCGCCGACGTCGTCTTCTGTCAGAAAGGCATCGACGACCTCGCCCAGTACCTCCTCGCGAAGGAGGGCATCCTCGCCGTGCGCCGGACGAAAAAATCCGACATGGGCTTCCTGCAGGAGATCCTCGGCGCCGAAATCGTCTCCGATCTCGACTCCGCGACGGACGCCCACCTCGGCCACGGTTCGATCTCGCGTGACGCCGACGCCGGCCTGTTCTACGTCGAGGGCGACGACGCCCACGGCGTGACGCTCCTCCTGCGTGGCTCCACCGAGCACGTCGTCGACGAACTCGAACGTGGCATCCAGGACGCCCTCGATGTCGTGTCGTCCACCGTCTCCGACGGCCGCGTGCTCGCCGGCGGCGGCGCCATCGAGGTCGAGGTTGCCGGTCGCCTCCGCGACTACAGCGACGACATCAGCGGGCGCGAGCAGCTCGCGGTCAACGCCTTCGCCGACGCGCTCGAGGTCGTCCCCCGCGTGCTCGCCGGCAACGCCGGCCTCGACAGCATCGACACGCTCGTCTCGCTCCGCGCAGCCCACGAAGACGGCGACGTTCACGCCGGCCTCGACGTCTTCTCCGGCGACGTGGTCGACACCTACGAGGCGGGCGTCGTCGAACCCGCCCACTCCAAGGAGCAGGCGCTCTCCTCGGCCACCGAGGCCGCGAACCTCGTCCTGAAAATCGACGACATCATCGCCGCGGGCGACCTCTCGACGTCCGGCGACGACGACGAGGGCGGCCCCGGCGGCGCCGGCGGCATGGGCGGTATGGGTGGCATGGGCGGCGCGATGTGA
- a CDS encoding ornithine cyclodeaminase family protein translates to METLLLNADAVDDHSPMPAVVDAVRDAFAAHARGDAVMPPKSYVDLPQYGGDFRSMPAYLQTDDWDAAGLKWVNSHPENPRRHDLPTVMATMCYSDPETGFPLAIMDGTTLTTKRTGAAAAVATDRLAVRDASTLGLVGAGVQAGAQLDAILTVRPIETVVVADADAERARAFVETIGDRVDARVGSTPEAVACDVVSTTTPVREPIVDAEAVGDHTHVNAVGADAPGKHELADCLLMAATLVVDDREQCTHSGEINVPYAAGRLTDDDIHAELGAVVIGEATGRTDADGVTVFDSTGLAVQDVAAAHVVYERASAAGAGVSFDLLGR, encoded by the coding sequence ATGGAGACCCTCCTGCTGAACGCCGACGCGGTGGACGACCACTCGCCGATGCCGGCCGTCGTCGACGCCGTGCGCGACGCCTTCGCGGCCCACGCCCGCGGCGACGCGGTCATGCCGCCGAAGTCGTACGTCGACCTCCCGCAGTACGGCGGCGACTTCCGGTCGATGCCGGCGTACCTGCAGACCGACGACTGGGACGCCGCGGGGCTGAAGTGGGTGAACTCCCACCCGGAGAATCCGCGCCGCCACGACCTGCCGACGGTCATGGCGACGATGTGTTACTCCGACCCCGAGACGGGATTTCCCCTCGCGATCATGGACGGGACGACGCTGACGACGAAACGGACGGGCGCGGCCGCCGCGGTGGCTACCGACCGTCTCGCCGTCCGGGACGCGTCGACGCTCGGTCTGGTGGGCGCGGGCGTTCAGGCGGGCGCCCAACTCGACGCCATCCTGACCGTGCGCCCCATCGAGACGGTGGTCGTCGCGGACGCCGACGCGGAACGGGCGCGGGCGTTCGTCGAGACGATCGGTGACCGCGTCGACGCCCGCGTCGGATCGACCCCCGAGGCCGTCGCCTGCGACGTGGTGTCGACGACGACGCCGGTCCGTGAGCCCATCGTCGACGCCGAGGCGGTCGGTGACCACACCCACGTCAACGCCGTCGGCGCCGACGCGCCGGGGAAACACGAACTCGCCGACTGCCTGCTGATGGCGGCGACACTCGTCGTCGACGACCGGGAGCAGTGTACGCACTCGGGCGAAATCAACGTCCCCTACGCCGCCGGCCGCCTCACCGACGACGACATTCACGCCGAACTCGGCGCGGTGGTGATCGGCGAGGCGACGGGTCGGACCGACGCCGACGGCGTCACCGTCTTCGACAGCACCGGCCTCGCGGTGCAGGACGTGGCGGCCGCCCACGTCGTCTACGAGAGGGCGTCGGCGGCCGGGGCGGGCGTCTCCTTCGACTTACTGGGACGTTAG
- a CDS encoding alpha/beta hydrolase family protein, giving the protein MTDTDERGREFVANQFDRWWTRFLAKELDRYDLQNLRAEIETWDEWCGAFAAVGEEHAERGREAEAAGNSTTAGEQFLRASMYCHFGSFAWFADEDRREEAHRRGVELWGKAAPHLDPPAERIEVPFPGGADIPGYLRVPDTTPEGLDESPLVIVLSGLDSTKEEQHTRSSDFHARGVATLAVDGPGQGEMWYSRPMTPDYHEAISAVVDHVEGIDGVDASRLGIYGVSIGGFYAPYVAANDDRFDACVGLAGPFSVGPASLYSSVSMRDGFLHACHTDSFVEADEVTEQLTLRGDIDDLTAPALMIAGGNDTVVPPQQTRRIAERAPNGELLYYPDGDHVCKNRVTQYRPYAADWMRGHLTSQ; this is encoded by the coding sequence ATGACCGACACCGACGAACGCGGCCGCGAGTTCGTCGCGAACCAATTCGACCGCTGGTGGACCCGCTTTCTCGCCAAGGAACTCGACCGCTACGACCTGCAGAACCTGCGCGCGGAGATAGAGACGTGGGACGAGTGGTGTGGGGCCTTCGCGGCGGTCGGCGAGGAGCACGCGGAACGCGGGCGGGAGGCAGAGGCGGCGGGCAACTCGACGACGGCGGGCGAGCAGTTCCTGCGGGCGTCGATGTACTGCCACTTCGGATCGTTCGCGTGGTTCGCCGACGAGGACCGCCGCGAGGAGGCCCACCGACGCGGCGTCGAACTGTGGGGGAAGGCCGCCCCGCATCTCGACCCGCCAGCGGAGCGAATCGAGGTGCCGTTCCCGGGCGGGGCCGACATCCCCGGCTACCTGCGCGTGCCCGACACGACACCCGAAGGGCTCGACGAGTCGCCGCTGGTGATCGTCCTCTCCGGGCTGGACTCGACGAAAGAGGAGCAACACACCCGGTCCTCGGATTTCCACGCCCGGGGAGTCGCGACACTCGCCGTCGACGGCCCCGGCCAGGGCGAGATGTGGTACTCCCGGCCGATGACGCCGGATTACCACGAGGCCATCTCGGCCGTCGTCGATCACGTGGAAGGAATCGACGGTGTCGACGCCTCACGGCTGGGAATCTACGGTGTCTCGATCGGCGGGTTCTACGCCCCATACGTGGCCGCGAACGACGACCGGTTCGACGCCTGCGTCGGCCTCGCCGGCCCCTTCAGCGTCGGCCCCGCCTCCCTCTACAGTTCCGTCTCGATGCGCGACGGCTTCCTCCACGCCTGCCACACCGACTCGTTCGTCGAGGCCGACGAGGTGACCGAGCAACTGACGCTCCGTGGCGACATCGATGATCTGACCGCGCCGGCGCTCATGATCGCCGGCGGCAACGACACGGTCGTGCCGCCACAACAGACCAGACGCATCGCCGAACGGGCGCCCAACGGCGAACTACTCTACTACCCCGACGGCGACCACGTCTGCAAGAACCGGGTCACCCAGTACCGTCCGTACGCGGCCGACTGGATGCGCGGGCACCTAACGTCCCAGTAA
- a CDS encoding DUF7535 family protein has translation MSDAEPAADESTLEPVKAVYRTLGEPFRARADAEMDAIGWTVFLGMLILLVPLLPFLVLVWLITKVLDAITPSAE, from the coding sequence ATGAGCGACGCCGAACCGGCGGCCGACGAATCGACGCTCGAACCCGTGAAAGCGGTGTACCGAACGCTCGGGGAACCGTTCCGTGCCCGCGCCGACGCTGAGATGGACGCCATCGGCTGGACCGTATTTCTCGGGATGTTGATCCTTCTCGTGCCGCTGTTACCGTTCCTCGTTCTGGTCTGGCTGATAACGAAAGTCCTCGATGCCATCACGCCGAGCGCGGAGTGA
- the leuS gene encoding leucine--tRNA ligase — translation MDYDPQAIEERWRERWAETGRYEADSEGAPPSGNEEDVTFITVPYPYPSGGMHIGHARTYTVPDVYARYRRQRGDNVLFPIAWHVTGTPIIGAVERLKKGEEKQLSVLRDTYEVPESTLQDLETPMGYAHYFIEEHYKKGMKSLGLSIDWRREFTTNDDRYSKFITWQYETLRDRNRLEKGLHPVKYCTNEQQPVTTHDLLEGEEAEYQEYTLIRFGLDDAVVPMATLRPETVHGVTNAYVDPEGTYACATVDGETWLVSEAATRKLRLQAHDVTVEETFAGADLVGRSVTNPVTGDEVPVLPAAFVDPDNATGVVMSVPAHSPDDYLALQEAKADDTRMERYGVDPAVVDAIEPIPILDVEGYGDVPARDAVERAGIESSNDPELEAVTKELYNREFHAGRLHDDYGEFAGEIIEDVREAYREAGVDAGHFGTMYEFSEEVVCRCGGEVEVAEQDTWFLRYNDEDWKAATKRVVENMECIPENTRGEYDHTIDWLNEWPCIRNYGLGTRLPWDDDFVIEPLSDSTIYMAYYTVAPGLREIPVEDLDRDFFDALFYGAEAVEDPDPRALDLREEWLYWYPVDYRFSANDLISNHLTFYLFHHAELFEEPQWPAGIVIMGMGLLEGEKMSSSKGHVVLPGEAIEEYGADTVRFFLLNSAEPWQDYDWRAGQVESVRNQLERFWNRATELLPDAPASTFDDEAPDLQDIDRWLLSKLQRTVRDVTTAMENSETRAASQTAFYGFEESLRWYRRRTDRSHPGAQWTLRHALETRLRLLAPFVPFLANELHEELTGTAAEDAPWPEVDPDLERPAVEVQERRIERLTEDVTDIVDVTGTDPETIRVYVAADWKRGVFDAVREAGPDVGAAMSEAMSDPALRERGEAVNDLVGDLVELVRDLDDETVETLAGMDELAVYEAAVPFLEDEFDATVEVYAEDADPPDPGERAGNAVPFRPAIHLE, via the coding sequence ATGGACTACGACCCGCAGGCTATCGAGGAGCGCTGGCGGGAGCGCTGGGCGGAGACGGGGCGGTACGAGGCGGACAGCGAGGGGGCACCACCCTCGGGCAACGAGGAGGACGTGACGTTCATCACCGTCCCCTACCCGTACCCGAGCGGCGGTATGCACATCGGGCACGCCCGGACGTACACCGTGCCGGACGTGTACGCCCGCTACCGGCGCCAACGGGGTGACAACGTCCTCTTTCCGATCGCCTGGCACGTCACGGGGACGCCGATCATCGGCGCCGTCGAACGCCTGAAAAAAGGGGAGGAAAAACAGCTTTCGGTGCTCCGAGACACCTACGAGGTGCCCGAATCCACCCTGCAGGATCTGGAGACGCCGATGGGCTACGCCCACTACTTCATCGAGGAACATTACAAGAAGGGGATGAAGTCACTCGGGCTCTCGATCGACTGGCGCCGGGAGTTCACCACGAACGACGACCGTTACTCGAAGTTCATCACCTGGCAGTACGAGACGCTGCGGGACCGGAACCGACTGGAGAAGGGGCTCCACCCGGTCAAATACTGCACGAACGAGCAGCAACCAGTCACGACCCACGACCTGCTGGAGGGTGAGGAAGCGGAGTACCAGGAGTACACCCTGATCCGCTTTGGCCTCGACGATGCGGTGGTGCCGATGGCGACGCTCCGGCCCGAAACGGTCCACGGAGTGACAAACGCCTACGTCGACCCCGAGGGCACCTACGCCTGCGCGACCGTCGACGGCGAGACGTGGCTCGTGAGCGAGGCGGCGACCCGGAAGCTCCGCCTGCAGGCCCACGACGTGACCGTCGAGGAGACGTTCGCGGGCGCTGATCTCGTCGGGCGGTCGGTCACCAACCCCGTCACCGGCGACGAGGTGCCGGTTCTGCCGGCGGCGTTCGTCGACCCCGACAACGCCACCGGCGTCGTCATGTCGGTGCCGGCGCACTCCCCGGACGACTACCTCGCCTTACAGGAGGCGAAAGCGGACGACACGCGCATGGAGCGCTACGGCGTCGACCCCGCGGTCGTCGACGCCATCGAGCCGATCCCCATCCTCGACGTGGAGGGGTACGGCGACGTGCCGGCGAGAGATGCCGTCGAACGCGCCGGCATCGAGTCCTCGAACGACCCCGAACTGGAGGCCGTGACCAAAGAACTGTACAACCGCGAGTTCCACGCCGGCCGCCTCCACGACGACTACGGCGAGTTCGCGGGCGAAATCATCGAGGACGTGCGCGAAGCCTACCGCGAGGCGGGGGTCGACGCGGGCCACTTCGGGACGATGTACGAGTTCTCCGAGGAGGTCGTCTGTCGGTGTGGCGGCGAGGTGGAGGTGGCCGAACAGGACACCTGGTTCCTCCGGTACAACGACGAGGACTGGAAGGCGGCAACCAAGAGAGTCGTCGAGAACATGGAGTGTATCCCCGAGAACACCAGAGGGGAGTACGACCACACCATCGACTGGCTGAACGAGTGGCCCTGTATCCGCAACTACGGGCTGGGGACGCGCCTGCCGTGGGACGACGACTTCGTCATCGAGCCGCTGTCGGACTCGACCATCTACATGGCGTACTACACCGTCGCGCCGGGCCTGCGCGAGATTCCGGTCGAGGACCTCGACCGCGACTTCTTCGACGCCCTCTTTTACGGGGCGGAGGCGGTCGAGGACCCCGACCCACGCGCGCTCGACCTGCGCGAGGAGTGGCTGTACTGGTACCCCGTCGACTACCGCTTCTCCGCGAACGACCTCATCTCCAATCACCTCACGTTCTACCTGTTTCACCACGCGGAGCTGTTCGAGGAGCCGCAGTGGCCGGCGGGCATCGTCATCATGGGGATGGGGCTGCTGGAGGGCGAGAAGATGTCGTCCTCGAAAGGTCACGTCGTTCTGCCGGGGGAGGCCATCGAGGAGTACGGCGCCGACACGGTGCGCTTTTTCCTGCTCAACTCCGCGGAGCCGTGGCAGGACTACGACTGGCGGGCGGGCCAGGTCGAAAGCGTCCGCAACCAGCTCGAACGGTTCTGGAATCGGGCGACTGAACTGCTGCCCGACGCGCCGGCGTCGACGTTCGACGACGAGGCGCCCGACCTCCAGGACATCGACCGGTGGCTGCTGTCGAAGCTACAGCGCACCGTCCGTGACGTGACCACGGCGATGGAGAACTCCGAGACGCGGGCGGCGAGTCAGACCGCCTTCTACGGCTTCGAGGAGTCGCTTCGGTGGTACCGCCGCCGGACCGATCGGAGCCACCCGGGCGCACAGTGGACGCTCAGACACGCCTTGGAGACACGGCTGCGTCTCCTCGCGCCCTTCGTCCCCTTCCTCGCGAACGAACTCCACGAGGAGTTGACGGGGACGGCGGCCGAGGACGCGCCGTGGCCCGAAGTCGACCCCGACCTGGAGCGGCCGGCCGTCGAGGTCCAGGAGCGACGGATCGAACGCCTCACCGAGGACGTGACGGACATCGTCGACGTGACCGGCACCGATCCGGAGACGATCCGGGTGTACGTCGCCGCGGACTGGAAGCGGGGGGTGTTCGACGCCGTCCGCGAGGCTGGCCCGGACGTGGGCGCCGCGATGAGCGAGGCGATGAGCGATCCGGCCCTCCGGGAACGCGGCGAGGCCGTCAACGACCTCGTCGGCGACTTGGTGGAACTCGTGCGTGACCTCGACGACGAGACGGTCGAGACGCTGGCGGGAATGGACGAACTGGCCGTCTACGAGGCGGCCGTGCCGTTCCTCGAAGACGAGTTCGACGCCACGGTCGAGGTGTACGCCGAGGACGCCGATCCGCCGGACCCCGGAGAACGCGCGGGGAATGCAGTACCCTTCCGTCCGGCCATCCACCTCGAATAG
- a CDS encoding ATP-binding protein, translating to MKVPSLGRLVGAGVVAGLGVALVAVWAVAVGGRAWWAPTAIAPLGLAALLVVAAGWLFRSDLDGRIAVRVPLTTLVGTLVFGSFGVFVATGLLQPIPGDRSVLVVLHFVSVGGAVGVLVGLFAARQATTIGALRRSRDEYHDLFDGVGDTVLVHDTRGVVIAANETALDRLGYDAETLTGRPIEAVEGGPVATDADTDDRDRTPPDRIVYETAHTTADGETMPVEVSATLVQYGGSPAVLLVARDVGRRRASERELARKRDQLRALNRVLRHDIRNDMQIVLGLGRLLDEHVDEEGEEYLRTILDTGEHVVELTRSSRDLARTVAGEAELPLEAVSLPETLQAELDRRREAFGHATISLRGEVPDVDVRANDLLASVFRNLLNNAVQHSDRDEPAVEISADITRGDHTAIVRVADNGPGIPPGRQETVFGKGEKGIESEGTGLGLYLVQSLIEHYGGAVWIEENEPRGTVVVVELPVVAE from the coding sequence GTGAAGGTCCCGTCGCTCGGTCGACTGGTCGGTGCTGGCGTCGTTGCCGGCCTCGGCGTCGCGCTCGTCGCAGTCTGGGCCGTCGCGGTCGGCGGTCGTGCGTGGTGGGCGCCCACCGCCATCGCACCGCTCGGCCTCGCCGCCCTCCTCGTCGTCGCCGCCGGCTGGCTCTTCCGGAGTGACCTCGACGGCCGGATTGCCGTCCGGGTCCCACTGACGACCCTCGTCGGGACCCTCGTGTTCGGCTCCTTCGGCGTGTTCGTCGCGACCGGCCTCCTCCAGCCGATTCCGGGCGATCGGTCGGTGCTGGTCGTGTTGCACTTCGTCAGCGTCGGCGGCGCCGTCGGCGTCCTCGTCGGTCTCTTCGCCGCGAGACAGGCGACGACGATCGGGGCACTCCGGCGCTCCCGCGACGAGTATCACGACCTCTTCGACGGCGTCGGGGATACGGTGCTCGTCCACGACACCCGCGGCGTCGTCATCGCCGCCAACGAGACGGCGCTCGACCGACTCGGCTACGACGCCGAGACGCTCACCGGGCGGCCGATCGAAGCGGTGGAAGGCGGGCCGGTGGCTACGGATGCGGACACGGACGACCGCGACCGGACGCCACCCGACCGCATCGTCTACGAGACGGCCCACACGACCGCCGACGGCGAGACGATGCCGGTCGAGGTGAGCGCCACGCTCGTCCAGTACGGCGGGTCGCCGGCGGTGCTGTTGGTCGCACGTGATGTCGGCCGGCGCCGCGCCTCCGAGCGAGAACTCGCCCGCAAGCGCGATCAGCTTCGCGCGCTCAACCGCGTCCTCCGCCACGACATCCGCAACGATATGCAGATCGTGCTCGGCCTCGGGCGCCTCCTCGACGAACACGTCGACGAGGAGGGCGAGGAGTATCTCCGGACGATCCTCGACACCGGCGAACACGTCGTCGAACTCACCCGGAGCTCCCGGGACCTTGCCCGGACGGTCGCCGGCGAGGCCGAACTCCCGCTGGAGGCGGTCTCGCTCCCCGAGACGTTACAGGCCGAACTCGACCGTCGGCGCGAGGCGTTCGGCCACGCCACCATCTCGCTTCGGGGCGAGGTTCCGGACGTGGACGTGCGGGCGAACGACCTGCTGGCGTCGGTGTTCCGGAACCTGCTGAACAACGCCGTCCAGCACAGCGACCGGGACGAACCGGCGGTGGAGATCAGCGCCGACATCACCCGTGGCGACCACACGGCGATCGTCCGCGTCGCCGACAACGGGCCGGGCATCCCGCCCGGTCGGCAGGAGACGGTGTTCGGAAAAGGCGAGAAAGGAATCGAGAGCGAGGGCACGGGCCTCGGACTCTATCTCGTTCAGTCGCTGATCGAGCATTACGGGGGCGCCGTGTGGATCGAGGAGAACGAACCCCGGGGGACCGTCGTCGTCGTCGAACTTCCGGTCGTGGCGGAGTGA